In a single window of the Anaerocolumna cellulosilytica genome:
- a CDS encoding glycosyl hydrolase produces the protein MRKSKNKVIAMVLAFGVTASMLFTSIPGALSALTGAGNRITKAEAAVEFYTKLEAEDATMTGDVKAASTRAGYSGTGYATGFTQAGNNSWSMPVTIPTEGFYTFTIRSTADSYKENFLYIDGAQTGTIYCKGDAMWGDTVIESVYLEAGTITLSIKESWGWFDLDYIEIKNGTGVEDSVYATATSTLVNPNANQKTKNIMTYLRSIYGKKTLSGQSGTLNESTEFDTLYRTTGRYPAIRLLDFIFCSPASEWHSTGEVDLALDWNEKGGLTSFQWHWHAPKGGASFYTEKTSFDLSKAVTTQNISRKSLSEIKAMYEAGTITEETYLMVRDIDAISGYLAQLEDAGVTVLWRPLHEASGGWFWWGAAGEGSYLWLYRLMFDRQTYYHELNNLIWVWNGQDADWYPGDEYCDIVGTDIYADKHNYSAQTAQFKKTVNYSGGNKMAALTENGVMVNPDLMSRDNTFWLWFGVWYGDFLIDYNGNLNGVYTEASMVNKVYNSDLVITLDELPNFNGTNPTGVPTVTPTVTPIVTPIVTPTVTPTTTPIPSGDFTLTLTNTGNTAASTNTIKNNIRLKHESGSDIDLSKLTIRYYYTKEGSASENFYCDTAALQYNKAPWYVSHNSSASGSFHSLAAPKTNADSYLELKINTTDKLTAGSTLIFDTRFTKNDWSLYNQSNDYSYGNNSNVLVYYDGELILGVEP, from the coding sequence ATGAGGAAAAGTAAAAACAAAGTAATAGCTATGGTGCTTGCATTCGGGGTTACAGCATCCATGCTATTTACCAGTATTCCGGGAGCATTAAGTGCTCTTACTGGTGCGGGTAACCGTATTACAAAGGCAGAAGCTGCTGTGGAGTTTTATACGAAACTTGAAGCAGAAGATGCTACTATGACAGGCGATGTAAAGGCTGCTTCTACAAGAGCCGGTTACAGTGGAACCGGTTACGCAACAGGCTTTACACAGGCTGGTAATAATTCCTGGTCCATGCCTGTTACAATTCCAACAGAAGGTTTTTACACCTTCACAATTCGAAGTACTGCTGACAGTTATAAGGAAAATTTCCTGTATATTGATGGTGCTCAGACCGGTACTATCTACTGTAAGGGAGATGCTATGTGGGGTGATACTGTAATTGAAAGCGTATATCTGGAGGCTGGTACTATTACCTTATCTATTAAAGAATCCTGGGGTTGGTTCGATTTAGATTACATCGAAATTAAAAACGGTACCGGTGTCGAGGATTCCGTTTATGCTACTGCTACTTCAACATTAGTTAATCCCAATGCCAATCAAAAGACTAAAAACATTATGACATATTTAAGAAGTATTTATGGTAAAAAAACCTTATCCGGTCAGTCCGGTACTTTAAATGAAAGTACCGAGTTTGACACTTTATATCGTACAACCGGTAGATATCCTGCAATTCGGTTGCTGGATTTTATCTTCTGCTCGCCTGCAAGCGAATGGCATTCCACTGGTGAGGTAGATTTGGCTTTAGATTGGAATGAAAAAGGCGGTCTTACGTCGTTTCAATGGCATTGGCATGCTCCAAAAGGCGGTGCTTCCTTCTACACAGAAAAAACATCGTTTGACCTGTCAAAGGCTGTAACGACGCAAAATATCAGCAGGAAGTCCTTATCTGAAATTAAAGCAATGTATGAAGCCGGTACTATTACAGAAGAAACCTATCTGATGGTACGTGATATTGATGCTATTTCCGGTTATTTGGCCCAGTTAGAAGATGCCGGTGTGACCGTATTATGGCGTCCTCTTCATGAAGCCAGCGGCGGCTGGTTCTGGTGGGGAGCAGCAGGCGAAGGTTCTTATCTGTGGCTATACCGCCTTATGTTTGACAGACAGACTTATTATCATGAGTTAAATAACCTGATTTGGGTATGGAACGGACAGGATGCTGACTGGTATCCTGGAGATGAATACTGTGATATTGTTGGAACCGATATTTATGCCGATAAACATAATTATAGTGCTCAGACTGCCCAGTTTAAGAAAACTGTTAATTATTCCGGCGGCAACAAAATGGCAGCACTTACAGAAAATGGTGTTATGGTTAATCCTGACTTAATGTCAAGAGACAATACTTTCTGGTTGTGGTTTGGCGTATGGTACGGAGATTTTCTGATTGACTATAATGGTAATCTGAATGGCGTATACACAGAGGCGTCTATGGTGAATAAGGTTTATAACAGCGACTTAGTAATTACTTTAGATGAATTGCCTAACTTTAACGGGACAAATCCTACCGGAGTTCCAACCGTTACTCCAACCGTTACTCCAATCGTAACTCCAATCGTAACTCCTACGGTGACACCAACTACTACACCTATTCCTTCCGGAGATTTTACCCTTACTTTAACCAATACAGGTAATACTGCGGCATCCACCAATACAATTAAGAACAATATTCGCCTGAAACACGAAAGCGGCAGTGATATTGACTTGTCCAAATTGACAATCCGTTATTATTATACAAAGGAAGGGTCAGCTTCAGAGAATTTTTATTGCGACACAGCTGCACTACAGTATAATAAGGCTCCCTGGTATGTATCTCACAATTCCTCTGCCAGCGGAAGCTTCCATTCATTAGCAGCACCAAAAACAAATGCTGATTCCTATCTGGAATTAAAGATTAATACAACTGATAAATTAACAGCCGGTTCAACCTTAATCTTTGACACAAGATTTACTAAAAATGACTGGAGCCTTTATAATCAATCCAATGATTATTCCTATGGGAATAATTCTAACGTCTTAGTTTACTATGACGGTGAATTAATCTTGGGTGTTGAACCATAA
- a CDS encoding MATE family efflux transporter, translating to MNINEKMERKQFYKLVLSLVIPMALQNLINVGVTSADVIMLGKVGETVLSASSLAGQVQFIMTLIFFGLTSGAAVLTAQYWGKKDIRTIEKVLGITMRFALIVGIFFTAVVLVFPAQIMRIFTSEEPVIREGVDYLRIIAFSYIFIAITMIYLNIMRSVERVIISTLVYLVSLIINIIFNAIFIFGLFGLEPMGIKGAALATLIARIVEFLIVLFYSKKINKEVQFRFKNLLVRDKLLMKDFLEYSLPVVVNELMWGAGTAANAAIIGHLGQSVVAANSVTQVTRQLATVIAFGLANATAIILGKAIGEQKEELAKIYAKRLIRLTLILGVIGAIVVQGVSHIAKANMNLSAEANSYLGIMMFVMSYFVIGQVYNTTMIVGVFRAGGDTRFGLVLDVITLWGCSILLGFIAAFILKWSIPIVYIIIMSDEIIKIPLSTWRYKSMKWLRNVTR from the coding sequence ATGAACATAAATGAAAAAATGGAGCGGAAACAATTTTATAAATTAGTACTTTCTCTGGTTATTCCTATGGCGTTACAGAATCTAATTAATGTAGGTGTAACCTCTGCCGATGTTATTATGCTGGGGAAAGTGGGAGAGACGGTACTTTCAGCCTCATCACTTGCAGGGCAGGTACAATTTATTATGACTCTGATATTTTTCGGACTTACCTCAGGTGCGGCTGTATTAACTGCCCAGTATTGGGGCAAAAAGGATATACGAACCATTGAAAAAGTTTTGGGCATTACCATGAGATTTGCGCTTATAGTAGGAATATTCTTTACGGCAGTGGTACTCGTGTTTCCGGCTCAGATTATGCGTATATTTACCTCTGAGGAACCGGTTATTAGAGAAGGTGTCGATTATCTGAGGATAATAGCATTTTCCTATATCTTTATAGCGATTACCATGATATATCTGAATATTATGCGTAGTGTGGAACGGGTAATTATATCAACGTTGGTATATCTGGTATCCTTAATCATAAATATAATATTTAATGCCATATTTATCTTTGGTTTGTTTGGATTGGAACCAATGGGAATTAAGGGTGCAGCGCTGGCGACCCTGATAGCAAGGATAGTTGAGTTCTTAATTGTATTGTTCTATTCTAAAAAAATAAACAAAGAAGTCCAGTTCCGCTTTAAAAACCTGCTGGTTCGAGACAAGTTACTAATGAAAGATTTTTTGGAGTATTCTTTACCGGTAGTAGTAAACGAACTTATGTGGGGGGCTGGAACAGCTGCGAATGCAGCTATTATAGGACATCTGGGACAATCTGTAGTTGCGGCTAATTCGGTTACTCAGGTAACCAGACAGTTGGCAACAGTAATCGCCTTTGGTCTAGCGAATGCGACAGCTATTATTCTGGGGAAAGCCATTGGAGAACAAAAAGAAGAGCTTGCTAAAATTTATGCCAAGCGGCTTATCCGACTTACCCTGATACTTGGTGTAATTGGTGCGATCGTAGTACAGGGGGTATCTCATATTGCTAAAGCTAATATGAATCTAAGCGCAGAGGCCAACTCGTACTTGGGTATAATGATGTTTGTTATGTCTTATTTTGTTATTGGACAAGTGTATAATACTACAATGATTGTAGGTGTCTTTCGTGCGGGTGGAGATACCCGTTTTGGTTTGGTGTTGGATGTAATAACTCTTTGGGGGTGTTCAATCCTGCTTGGATTTATAGCGGCTTTTATTTTGAAATGGTCCATTCCAATTGTTTATATCATTATAATGAGTGATGAAATTATAAAGATTCCATTGTCAACCTGGCGTTATAAGTCTATGAAATGGCTTCGGAATGTAACCAGGTAA
- a CDS encoding C-GCAxxG-C-C family protein, which translates to MERTDIINSKEKQEAVRLLIANEELTCAQKAGELFILGYNCAQAVFLAFYEEYNMDFDTALKLSSSFGGGMGQLREVCGAVSGMFMVAGLKYGYSDPTDKQGKAGHYERIRELAGGFKEENGSMICRELLGLSITERQEERKTPIKKKPCKELVMNAADILENYIKQNPDIIGE; encoded by the coding sequence ATGGAACGTACAGACATAATAAATAGCAAAGAAAAACAAGAGGCTGTCAGATTGCTTATAGCAAACGAGGAATTAACCTGTGCGCAGAAAGCAGGGGAACTGTTTATACTAGGTTATAACTGCGCACAAGCCGTATTTTTGGCATTCTATGAGGAATACAACATGGACTTTGACACAGCATTAAAATTGAGCTCCTCCTTTGGCGGCGGAATGGGACAATTAAGAGAAGTCTGTGGTGCGGTAAGCGGTATGTTTATGGTTGCAGGCTTAAAATATGGCTACTCAGATCCCACAGATAAACAGGGGAAAGCCGGGCACTATGAAAGAATACGGGAGTTGGCAGGTGGTTTTAAGGAAGAAAACGGTTCCATGATATGCAGAGAGTTACTTGGCCTTTCTATTACCGAGCGTCAGGAAGAGAGAAAAACGCCTATAAAAAAGAAGCCTTGTAAAGAATTAGTAATGAATGCCGCAGATATTTTAGAGAATTACATAAAGCAGAACCCTGATATAATAGGTGAATAA
- a CDS encoding DUF6063 family protein → MAYEIEEIKKSQQIFYYLLKYRELKEKEEGELYQAYTENESVMNLVKSQGEAAGSEIVRYGNVIYLIPKEDNDVLGYSKSQLKAALCRSGATDKDYYLSQFVIITLLVEFYDAQGSSSKSRDFIKVGELLNCISARLQEGIEKEQLLIEQDKEEEAGLAFAEMSQAFEALRSEEKGSRAKTTKEGFIYTILNFLQKQGLIEYVEADEMIRTTQKLNHFMDFNLLNKNNYNRVLNVLGVTEHE, encoded by the coding sequence ATGGCCTATGAAATAGAGGAAATTAAAAAGAGTCAGCAGATTTTTTATTATCTGCTTAAATACAGGGAGCTTAAGGAAAAGGAAGAAGGAGAATTATACCAAGCCTATACTGAAAATGAATCGGTTATGAATCTGGTAAAATCACAGGGAGAAGCTGCCGGTAGTGAAATTGTCAGGTATGGAAATGTAATATACTTAATTCCAAAAGAGGACAATGATGTTCTGGGTTATTCCAAATCCCAGCTAAAAGCTGCCCTGTGCCGGTCAGGAGCTACAGATAAAGATTATTATCTATCACAATTTGTAATTATTACTCTGTTAGTTGAATTCTATGATGCCCAGGGCAGCAGTAGCAAGTCACGTGATTTTATAAAGGTAGGAGAACTGCTTAATTGTATTTCAGCCCGTCTGCAAGAAGGAATAGAAAAGGAACAGCTTCTAATAGAGCAGGATAAAGAAGAGGAAGCAGGACTTGCCTTTGCCGAAATGTCTCAGGCCTTTGAAGCCCTGCGCAGTGAAGAAAAGGGCTCAAGGGCAAAAACTACGAAGGAAGGTTTTATTTATACCATTTTAAATTTTCTTCAAAAACAGGGGTTAATTGAATATGTAGAGGCGGATGAAATGATTCGTACAACACAGAAGTTAAACCATTTTATGGACTTTAATCTTTTAAATAAAAATAATTATAACCGAGTATTAAACGTATTGGGGGTGACAGAGCATGAGTAA
- the hydE gene encoding [FeFe] hydrogenase H-cluster radical SAM maturase HydE, producing MSYVKGLIDKLSMERLLSKEEFISLLKDYSEEDAKYSKEIARQIAGKYFENQVYTRGLIEFTNYCKNDCYYCGIRRSNTNVTRYRLTKEDILNCCEQGYTLGFRTFVLQGGEDTKYSDRDMVEIITAIKQGYPDCALTLSLGEKSFEAYEMYKKAGADRYLLRHETANEEHYKQLHPSSLSLHNRKQCLWNLKKLGYQVGTGFMVGSPYQTAEALAEDFLFIKELSPAMVGIGPFLPHHDTPFKDFEKGSYELTLYLISLLRLMLPNALLPATTALGTIHPLGREAGIQAGANVVMPNLSPVRVRKQYELYDNKICTGDEAAECKMCLQSRMRKIGYEIVTARGDFVPFLEA from the coding sequence ATGTCTTATGTAAAAGGTTTAATAGACAAATTATCGATGGAGAGATTGTTATCTAAAGAAGAATTTATATCACTGCTTAAGGATTACTCAGAGGAGGATGCCAAGTACAGCAAGGAAATTGCCAGGCAAATTGCTGGTAAATATTTTGAGAATCAGGTTTATACCAGAGGGCTCATCGAATTTACTAACTATTGCAAGAACGACTGCTATTATTGTGGTATCAGGCGGAGTAATACGAATGTGACCAGATACCGGCTTACAAAAGAAGATATTCTTAATTGTTGCGAACAGGGATATACATTGGGTTTCCGTACCTTTGTCCTTCAAGGCGGGGAGGACACAAAATATTCTGATAGGGATATGGTAGAAATAATTACCGCTATAAAACAAGGCTATCCGGATTGTGCTCTGACCTTATCGTTAGGAGAAAAATCTTTTGAAGCATATGAGATGTATAAAAAGGCAGGTGCTGACCGCTATCTGCTTCGCCATGAGACTGCGAATGAGGAACATTATAAACAGCTTCATCCTTCCTCTTTAAGTCTACATAATCGTAAGCAATGTCTATGGAATCTAAAGAAATTAGGCTATCAGGTGGGAACTGGTTTTATGGTAGGTTCTCCTTACCAGACAGCAGAGGCATTGGCAGAGGATTTTTTATTTATCAAAGAACTGTCGCCTGCCATGGTGGGAATAGGTCCGTTTCTTCCTCACCACGATACACCGTTTAAAGATTTTGAAAAAGGTTCCTATGAACTGACCTTGTATTTAATCAGTTTATTAAGGCTGATGCTTCCAAATGCCTTATTGCCTGCTACAACTGCACTTGGAACAATACATCCTTTAGGCAGAGAGGCGGGTATACAGGCCGGTGCCAATGTGGTTATGCCAAATCTTTCTCCGGTTAGAGTCAGAAAACAGTATGAGTTATATGACAATAAAATCTGCACTGGAGATGAAGCGGCGGAATGTAAGATGTGTCTTCAAAGCAGAATGAGAAAAATAGGGTATGAAATTGTAACGGCCCGAGGAGACTTTGTTCCCTTTTTGGAAGCATAG
- the hydG gene encoding [FeFe] hydrogenase H-cluster radical SAM maturase HydG has protein sequence MYNVKSKHAEEFIHDGEIKETIEYAMANKSNRALIQKIIKKAKDMKGISHREALVLLECDLEDENQEIYQLAKEIKDKFYGNRIVMFAPLYLSNYCVNGCVYCPYHYKNKTIKRKKLTQEEIKAEVIALQDMGHKRLALETGEDPENNPLEYVLESIKTIYSIQHRNGAIRRVNVNIAATTVADYQKLKDAGIGTYILFQETYHKANYESLHPTGPKHNYAYHTEAMDRAMEGGIDDVGLGVLFGLHMYRYDFVGLLMHAEHLEAAMGVGPHTISVPRIRPADDIDPTEFKNSISDDIFEKIVAVLRIAVPYTGMIVSTRESQKTRERVLQLGVTQLSGGSRTSVGGYVEPEAEADNSKQFEVEDKRSLDEVVNWLLSLGFIPSFCTACYREGRTGDRFMKLVKSGQIANCCQPNALMTLKEYLEDYALSDTKDKGERVIDKELHKITNAKVCQIAQDYLIQVEEGKRDFRF, from the coding sequence ATGTATAATGTAAAATCAAAACATGCAGAAGAATTTATCCATGATGGAGAAATCAAAGAAACCATCGAATATGCCATGGCAAACAAAAGCAACCGTGCCTTAATACAGAAAATTATAAAAAAGGCAAAGGATATGAAGGGAATCAGTCACAGAGAAGCACTTGTCTTATTAGAATGTGACCTAGAAGATGAAAATCAGGAAATCTATCAGCTGGCGAAGGAGATTAAGGACAAATTTTATGGTAACCGTATCGTCATGTTTGCCCCGCTTTACTTATCTAATTATTGTGTCAACGGCTGTGTTTATTGCCCATACCATTATAAGAATAAGACAATCAAGAGAAAGAAACTGACGCAGGAGGAAATTAAGGCGGAAGTAATTGCTCTTCAGGATATGGGGCATAAACGCCTTGCTCTGGAAACCGGAGAAGATCCAGAAAACAATCCACTTGAATATGTATTAGAAAGCATTAAAACCATCTATTCGATTCAGCACAGGAATGGAGCAATCCGCAGAGTAAATGTAAATATAGCTGCTACTACCGTTGCGGATTATCAAAAATTAAAGGATGCCGGAATTGGAACGTACATTCTGTTTCAAGAAACGTATCATAAGGCAAATTATGAAAGTCTTCATCCAACGGGGCCAAAACACAATTATGCCTATCATACAGAGGCCATGGATCGTGCCATGGAGGGAGGCATCGATGATGTAGGACTTGGCGTACTATTTGGTCTACATATGTACCGTTATGATTTTGTAGGGCTTTTAATGCACGCAGAGCATTTAGAGGCAGCTATGGGGGTGGGGCCCCATACCATTAGTGTACCGAGAATCCGTCCTGCAGATGATATAGACCCTACAGAGTTTAAGAATTCTATTTCTGATGATATTTTTGAAAAAATAGTGGCAGTATTAAGAATTGCAGTACCCTATACGGGTATGATAGTATCCACCAGGGAATCCCAAAAGACCAGAGAAAGGGTATTACAGTTAGGGGTAACCCAGTTAAGCGGAGGTTCAAGAACCAGTGTGGGCGGTTACGTTGAACCAGAAGCCGAAGCGGATAATTCCAAGCAATTTGAAGTAGAAGATAAGAGATCATTGGATGAGGTAGTTAACTGGTTGCTATCTTTAGGATTCATTCCAAGCTTTTGTACTGCCTGTTATAGAGAAGGAAGAACCGGTGACCGTTTTATGAAGCTGGTAAAATCAGGACAAATTGCAAACTGCTGTCAGCCCAATGCTTTAATGACTTTAAAAGAGTATTTGGAAGATTATGCTTTATCAGATACCAAAGATAAAGGGGAGAGGGTTATTGACAAGGAACTGCATAAAATCACCAATGCAAAAGTCTGTCAGATAGCACAGGATTATCTGATACAGGTAGAAGAAGGAAAAAGAGATTTCCGTTTTTAA
- a CDS encoding DUF2325 domain-containing protein has product MSIVIVGGHDRMVCNYKEICKQHKCKVKVFTHMPANFKTQVGKPDLLILFTNTVSHKMVVSALQAVEKEDTIVERCHSSSACALKDILCEYCKRRG; this is encoded by the coding sequence ATGAGTATAGTAATTGTCGGAGGACATGACAGGATGGTCTGTAATTACAAGGAAATCTGTAAACAACATAAATGTAAGGTTAAAGTATTTACGCACATGCCTGCCAATTTTAAGACGCAGGTTGGAAAACCGGATCTTTTAATTCTGTTTACCAATACAGTATCTCATAAAATGGTAGTCTCTGCTTTACAAGCTGTAGAAAAAGAGGATACCATTGTTGAAAGGTGCCACAGCAGCAGTGCTTGTGCCCTAAAAGATATCTTATGTGAATATTGTAAAAGACGCGGATAA
- a CDS encoding flavodoxin, giving the protein MSKIYVVYWSGTGNTKSMADKIGEGIEAGGKEVQVTDVSDISPEGLKDEAVYALGCPSMGAEELEEDSMEPFVAGLLPFVAGKKIGLFGSYGWGNCEWMRDWEERLKKAGAEIVLEEGVTCLNDPDSETLDKCLELGKALAAL; this is encoded by the coding sequence ATGAGTAAGATTTATGTAGTATATTGGAGTGGTACTGGAAATACAAAGTCAATGGCTGATAAAATAGGAGAAGGAATTGAAGCAGGCGGTAAAGAAGTACAGGTTACTGATGTGTCTGATATTTCTCCGGAAGGCTTAAAAGACGAGGCAGTATACGCACTAGGCTGTCCTTCTATGGGTGCTGAAGAATTGGAAGAAGATTCTATGGAGCCATTTGTAGCCGGGCTTCTTCCTTTTGTGGCAGGTAAAAAAATAGGTCTGTTTGGTTCCTATGGCTGGGGTAACTGTGAATGGATGCGCGACTGGGAAGAGCGTTTGAAAAAAGCAGGAGCTGAAATTGTACTTGAGGAAGGTGTAACTTGTTTAAATGACCCGGACTCAGAAACATTGGATAAATGCCTGGAACTTGGGAAAGCTTTGGCGGCATTGTAA
- a CDS encoding right-handed parallel beta-helix repeat-containing protein, whose translation MKKHKLYFVYLITVLLVFNLILASPIKNSVVNASNHDSRILDSSFTIIDEAFVGSSYLNEVIDYLITSGLNKFYIKNGNYTLNDTLILSTPDIVILGESNTNTIVRQLNPAAMGIRILANRISIQNIYLDNQIGKEAVAAYDADNVTIQNCTIYGSTSNSAIAFYGKNVPDENEAVRNNNLNQNNTIIDNIIYSNLVYDSKDGIFFSKQKNGVISNNIIDGSRIAFYLSNDSEITNNVVMNSESNGIRYAVPAYNNTIENNTIENTKASGIVVVRNDAGLTDNTYRASNLILRNNYISKTRYFGIEISNLKDSQIVNNTITESDFYGIYLLFADNLIVQKNTIKETNLCTINGALWSWNTADNSSIFLDYMVTNSFFSENTIENEADCPFGIKIQSGGTNVNNQVMNNIISGYYSYGISANEQMPENTLLSGNSIYLKDRRMPQNILTTVSGSSVHISWNPENDVKGYEVAVNGTIKDTNMSTYYEDFNLEVNTTYIYKVRIKGGNWSDEIMVVILPEPTTMPKPDDPEQPGEDITPSPVLPSTTITPTPTVAVISPQPTQPVATVTPTPTVAVISPQPTQPVATVTPTPTVAVISLQPTQPVATVTPTPTVAVISLQPTQPVATVTPTPTVAVISLQPTQPVATVTPTPTVAVISLQPTQPVATVTPTPTKGITAPTLSSHLPTVPLQTDNSTHVPKRKNSSKKYPEFLTGEATIIPTAIPTATPISLPTITSVTTPAIAPIEPSPLPKEQKTQESDKQLSGSILNDKDVLLGVGLILLILFSALIVYFRKKFK comes from the coding sequence TTGAAAAAGCATAAATTATATTTTGTTTATTTAATAACAGTATTACTAGTATTTAATCTCATTTTAGCATCCCCCATTAAAAATTCAGTTGTAAATGCATCTAATCATGACAGTAGGATTTTAGACTCCTCCTTTACTATAATTGATGAAGCTTTTGTAGGCAGCAGTTATTTAAATGAGGTCATAGATTACTTAATAACTAGTGGACTTAATAAATTTTATATAAAAAATGGAAACTACACATTAAATGACACTTTAATATTGTCAACTCCAGACATTGTAATACTTGGAGAATCCAATACAAATACCATTGTCAGACAGCTAAATCCTGCTGCTATGGGTATAAGAATACTAGCCAATCGTATAAGTATTCAAAATATCTATCTGGATAATCAGATCGGAAAAGAAGCTGTAGCTGCATATGATGCCGATAATGTTACAATTCAAAATTGCACTATATACGGCTCAACCTCTAACTCAGCAATTGCTTTTTACGGAAAAAATGTACCTGATGAAAATGAAGCTGTGAGAAACAACAATTTAAATCAAAACAATACGATTATTGATAATATCATCTATTCCAATTTGGTTTACGATTCCAAAGACGGCATTTTCTTCTCTAAGCAAAAAAATGGAGTAATCAGCAATAATATAATTGACGGAAGCAGAATTGCATTTTATCTGTCTAATGACTCTGAAATAACTAATAATGTTGTAATGAATTCTGAGTCTAATGGCATACGGTACGCAGTTCCGGCTTACAATAATACAATTGAAAACAATACCATAGAAAATACAAAAGCATCCGGTATCGTAGTCGTGAGAAATGATGCCGGCTTAACCGATAATACATATCGGGCCTCTAACTTAATACTACGAAATAATTATATTTCTAAAACCAGATATTTTGGTATTGAAATCAGTAATCTTAAGGATTCCCAAATCGTTAATAATACTATAACCGAATCCGATTTTTATGGCATCTATTTATTATTTGCAGATAATCTCATAGTACAAAAAAACACTATAAAAGAGACCAATCTTTGCACTATAAACGGAGCCTTATGGTCATGGAATACAGCCGATAATTCCAGTATTTTTTTAGATTACATGGTTACGAATTCATTTTTTTCTGAAAACACCATTGAGAATGAAGCGGATTGTCCTTTTGGTATAAAAATTCAATCAGGTGGAACCAATGTAAATAATCAGGTTATGAATAATATAATATCCGGCTACTATTCATATGGAATATCAGCTAATGAGCAAATGCCCGAAAATACTTTACTGTCTGGAAACAGCATTTATCTAAAGGACAGGCGAATGCCGCAGAATATATTAACTACTGTTTCTGGAAGCAGTGTCCATATCAGTTGGAATCCAGAAAATGATGTAAAAGGATATGAAGTTGCTGTTAATGGAACGATTAAAGATACTAATATGAGTACCTATTATGAAGACTTTAATCTGGAAGTAAACACAACTTACATATATAAGGTAAGAATTAAAGGAGGGAATTGGAGCGATGAAATTATGGTAGTAATCTTACCAGAGCCCACCACTATGCCTAAACCCGACGACCCGGAACAGCCAGGAGAAGATATTACACCATCACCCGTGTTGCCCAGTACTACGATAACTCCCACTCCCACGGTGGCTGTTATCTCTCCACAACCTACACAGCCTGTTGCTACTGTAACTCCCACTCCCACGGTGGCTGTTATCTCTCCACAACCTACACAGCCTGTTGCTACTGTAACTCCCACTCCCACGGTGGCTGTTATCTCTCTGCAACCTACACAGCCTGTTGCTACTGTAACTCCCACTCCCACGGTGGCTGTTATCTCTCTGCAACCTACACAGCCTGTTGCTACTGTAACTCCCACTCCCACGGTGGCTGTTATCTCTCTGCAACCTACACAGCCTGTTGCTACTGTAACTCCCACTCCCACAGTGGCTGTTATCTCTCTGCAACCTACACAGCCTGTTGCTACCGTAACTCCCACTCCCACAAAAGGAATAACTGCACCGACATTATCAAGCCACCTCCCAACGGTACCGTTGCAGACAGACAACAGCACTCACGTTCCTAAGAGAAAGAATTCATCCAAGAAATACCCAGAATTTCTAACGGGAGAAGCGACCATTATACCAACAGCCATACCAACGGCTACACCGATATCTTTACCAACAATAACGTCTGTAACTACACCAGCAATAGCTCCTATAGAGCCTAGTCCCCTTCCAAAAGAGCAAAAAACACAAGAATCGGATAAACAACTTAGCGGCAGTATACTAAATGACAAGGATGTATTACTAGGTGTAGGGCTTATCTTACTTATTCTTTTTTCAGCATTAATTGTTTATTTTAGAAAGAAATTTAAGTGA
- a CDS encoding hemerythrin domain-containing protein, whose protein sequence is MINWNFLFLVDNDFDYKLRKLIETILENVFLLNADTCHNMCEILIGLREFIENHLEYEEKIMNTVDYPTRDEHIEKHNELRKELFQIHSETDNSIEVVNDRLSYVIEWLSLHIVDSDNLLSKYLNNHKINPDKLKIS, encoded by the coding sequence ATGATAAATTGGAATTTTTTATTTCTGGTAGATAATGATTTTGATTATAAGCTAAGAAAATTAATTGAAACCATATTAGAAAATGTATTTTTATTAAATGCGGATACCTGCCATAACATGTGTGAAATATTAATAGGGTTGAGAGAATTCATAGAAAATCATTTGGAGTATGAAGAAAAAATTATGAATACGGTTGATTATCCCACACGAGATGAGCATATAGAAAAACATAATGAGCTAAGAAAAGAACTTTTTCAAATTCATTCTGAAACCGATAATTCTATTGAAGTTGTTAATGATAGGCTAAGTTATGTAATCGAATGGCTATCTCTACATATTGTTGATTCAGATAATCTTCTTAGCAAATATTTAAACAATCATAAAATCAATCCGGATAAGTTAAAGATATCTTAA